The proteins below come from a single Miscanthus floridulus cultivar M001 chromosome 1, ASM1932011v1, whole genome shotgun sequence genomic window:
- the LOC136489299 gene encoding cytochrome P450 78A1 yields the protein MAMASAASSCTDGTWWVYALPALLGSDTLCAHPALLAALLFLTTVTAALLAWAASPGGPAWAHGRSRLGATPVVGPRGLPVFGSIFALSRGLPHRALAAMARAAGPRAKELMAFSVGDTPAVVSSCPATAREVLAHPSFADRPVKRSARELMFARAIGFSPNGDYWRRLRRVASTHLFSPRRVAAHEPGRQGDAEAMLRSVAAEQSASGTVVLRPHLQAAALNNIMGSVFGTRYDITSGAGAGAAEAEQLKSMVREGFELLGAFNWSDHLPWLAHLYDPSNVTRRCAALVPRVQTFVRGVIDEHRRRRQNSAALDDNADFVDVLLSLEGDEKLRDDDMVAILWEMIFRGTDTTALLTEWCMAELVRHQAVQARVRAEVDAAVGAGGCPTDADVARMPYLQAVVKETLRAHPPGPLLSWARLATADVPLSNGMVVPAGTTAMVNMWAITHDAAVWAEPDAFAPERFLPSEGGADVDVRGVDLRLAPFGAGRRVCPGKNLGLTTVGLWVARLVHAFEWALPEGAPPVCLDEVLKLSLEMKTPLAAAAIPRIA from the exons ATGGCGATGGCCTCCGCAGCTTCGTCGTGCACGGACGGCACGTGGTGGGTGTACGCGCTCCCGGCGCTGCTCGGCTCGGACACCCTGTGCGCCCACCCGGCCCTCCTGGCCGCCCTGCTCTTCCTGACCACCGTCACGGCGGCTCTGCTGGCGTGGGCCGCGTCGCCGGGAGGGCCTGCGTGGGCGCACGGCCGCAGCCGCCTCGGCGCCACTCCTGTCGTGGGTCCCCGCGGTCTCCCCGTGTTCGGTAGCATCTTCGCGCTGTCCCGCGGGCTGCCGCACCGCGCCCTCGCCGCGATGGCCCGTGCCGCGGGTCCCCGGGCCAAGGAGCTCATGGCGTTCTCCGTCGGGGACACGCCCGCGGTCGTGTCGTCCTGCCCGGCCACGGCGCGTGAGGTGCTCGCGCACCCGTCCTTCGCCGACCGCCCCGTGAAGCGGTCGGCGCGGGAGCTCATGTTCGCGCGCGCCATCGGGTTCTCGCCCAACGGCGACTACtggcgccgcctccgccgcgtCGCGTCCACGCACCTCTTCTCCCCACGCCGCGTCGCCGCGCACGAGCCGGGACGCCAGGGCGACGCGGAGGCCATGCTCCGCTCCGTCGCCGCCGAGCAGTCCGCCTCTGGCACCGTCGTCCTCCGTCCGCACCTCCAGGCCGCCGCTCTCAACAACATCATGGGCAGCGTCTTCGGCACGCGATACGACATCAcatccggcgccggcgccggcgccgcggagGCCGAGCAGCTCAAGAGCATGGTGCGCGAGGGGTTCGAGCTCCTCGGCGCCTTCAACTGGTCCGACCACCTCCCCTGGCTCGCCCACCTGTACGACCCCAGCAACGTCACCCGCCGCTGCGCCGCGCTCGTGCCGCGCGTCCAGACCTTCGTCCGTGGCGTCATCGACGAGCACCGGCGCCGCCGCCAAAACTCCGCCGCCCTCGACGATAATGCTGACTTCGTCGACGTGCTCCTCTCCCTCGAGGGCGACGAGAAGCTCCGCGACGACGACATGGTCGCCATCCTCTGG GAGATGATCTTCCGCGGTACGGACACGACGGCGCTTCTGACCGAGTGGTGCATGGCGGAGCTGGTGCGCCACCAGGCGGTGCAGGCGAGGGTGCGCGCCGAGGTGGACGCGGCTGTCGGCGCCGGCGGTTGCCCCACCGACGCCGACGTGGCGCGCATGCCGTACCTGCAGGCGGTCGTGAAGGAGACGCTGCGCGCCCACCCGCCTGGCCCGCTGCTGAGCTGGGCGCGCCTCGCCACCGCCGACGTGCCCCTCTCCAACGGCATGGTGGTCCCGGCCGGCACCACGGCGATGGTGAACATGTGGGCCATCACCCACGACGCCGCTGTGTGGGCCGAGCCGGACGCGTTCGCGCCGGAGCGGTTCCTGCCCTCCGAGGGCGGCGCCGACGTGGACGTCCGCGGCGTCGACCTCCGCCTGGCCCCGTTCGGCGCCGGGCGCCGCGTCTGCCCCGGCAAGAACCTGGGCCTCACCACCGTGGGCCTGTGGGTCGCCCGCCTCGTGCACGCCTTCGAGTGGGCGCTGCCTGAAGGCGCGCCGCCCGTTTGCCTCGACGAGGTCCTCAAGCTCTCCCTGGAGATGAAGACGCCGCTCGCCGCCGCGGCCATCCCCCGCATCGCCTGA